One window from the genome of Streptomyces sp. NBC_00287 encodes:
- a CDS encoding ornithine carbamoyltransferase — MASVRHLISIDDLDDTDLRALVARGAEFSARAAGRPTPLAGDVVGIYFSKTSTRTRTAFSSGALRLGAQIIAYGPGDLQLNTGETSEDTGRVMSRMLDVLVARTAGDPAEMRAWATQDRMAVINAMSADEHPTQALTDLTTLQGQFGQVDGLKILYVGEGNNTASALALALTRFPGVEFELRTPPGYGLEPSFAARAAEQAARSGARFAERHDMAGLPADLDVVYTTRWQTTGTAKPDANWREIFAPFQVTRALWEASPKAVFMHDLPAHRGEEVTAEVLDGPESIAFAQAENKMHSAMAVLEWCRT, encoded by the coding sequence GTGGCATCCGTACGGCACCTGATCTCCATCGACGACCTCGACGACACCGACCTCAGGGCGCTCGTCGCGCGCGGCGCCGAGTTCTCGGCCCGCGCGGCCGGCCGCCCCACCCCCCTCGCCGGGGACGTCGTGGGCATCTACTTCAGCAAGACCTCCACCCGTACCCGCACCGCCTTCTCCAGCGGCGCCCTGCGGCTCGGCGCGCAGATCATCGCGTACGGGCCGGGGGACCTCCAGCTCAACACCGGGGAGACCAGCGAGGACACCGGCCGGGTCATGTCGCGGATGCTCGACGTGCTGGTCGCCCGTACCGCCGGCGATCCCGCCGAGATGCGGGCCTGGGCCACCCAGGACCGGATGGCGGTGATCAACGCCATGAGCGCCGACGAGCACCCCACCCAGGCGCTGACCGATCTGACCACGCTCCAGGGGCAGTTCGGGCAGGTCGACGGGTTGAAGATCCTCTACGTCGGCGAGGGCAACAACACCGCCTCCGCCCTCGCCCTCGCCCTGACCCGCTTCCCGGGCGTCGAGTTCGAGCTGCGCACCCCGCCCGGCTACGGACTCGAGCCGTCCTTCGCGGCCCGTGCCGCCGAGCAGGCCGCCCGCAGCGGGGCCCGGTTCGCCGAGCGGCACGACATGGCCGGGCTGCCCGCGGACCTGGACGTCGTCTACACCACCCGCTGGCAGACCACCGGCACCGCCAAGCCGGACGCGAACTGGCGGGAGATCTTCGCGCCGTTCCAGGTGACGCGGGCGCTGTGGGAGGCGAGCCCCAAGGCCGTCTTCATGCACGACCTGCCCGCCCACCGCGGCGAGGAGGTCACCGCCGAGGTGCTGGACGGGCCCGAGTCCATCGCCTTCGCGCAGGCGGAGAACAAGATGCACAGCGCGATGGCGGTCCTGGAGTGGTGCAGGACATGA